In Megachile rotundata isolate GNS110a chromosome 10, iyMegRotu1, whole genome shotgun sequence, the sequence TTTAAGAACGTCGGGTCAAGATGGTACTCGAGAAAGAAAATCTTGGGGCAGTTTAGGTACGATAcacaaaatattgttaattttttaacacaAGGGATCTATCATTCTATTCttcttattttcattttttatttgcgcAATATCATTAGATCGTTCATGGGCACGAAAAGCTCGCGGACAATCTCGAAGAAGCGATCTATTGAACGCCGATTTTTCGGGCGATCGCGAAAGACCGAGTTCACCGTCGCCTTTGATAGAAAGCAAACCGTTTTTGCAAGAAGAAGAAACGAAGCCTGCAGGGTAAGAGTTACGATACTGCTACGTATGATACGTTCTTTTCCCTTTTTCGCGTACGTGCTCAAAGCTGTTGTATGCCAAACTAGGAAAGCATGGCGACAAAAGATCGAAGCGTGGTTGTCGGAAAACGAGAAAGAAGATCGAGCTGGTGAAGAGCTTCAGAAGAAAGCGAGACAATTGCATCAAGCGAACCGACGGTCCTTCGAAGACTCGGGTAAGTACTCGAAATACCTTTAATCGTCAAATACAACAACGAATATATATTGATTCGCGTAATTTGATTTACAGAAAGCGAAGGCAAGACGAACACCCCGACCGaaagtaattcgacgcgtgaagcATACTCCGATATTTACGACTGGCGTCCGTCGGTCGAGAAGACGGACGTTATGCGCACAATGGAAGCTATTGAAGGTTGTTTTTGTTGCTTTTATTATGTAAGGCCATCGAGAAAGATAAACACTGTTTGAATATGTAACCTATATATTTTTCGCTTTTGTTTTTGCTTTCGTTTTCAGAAGCAGAAACGCATCCGTCGCAAAAGGACAAATCTCCTTGGCGAAAGTCCAGCTTGAACGTACCAAATAGCATGGAAGAGACTGATCCTCGATACTCTCGTAGATTAAGATCAAGACTCAGCGCGGACAACGTACTCGCATTAAGTACTTTACAGGTTAATATTCATTCTTTTAAATGGTATGTACGGTTAGATCGTTCGATCGACGATAATTTGACGATTTTCGTAATTGCGTAGTCTATTAAAGAGGAAGATAGAAAGAGGAACAGACTACAGGACGCGATAAACTCGGATCATCAAGACGAGTTGACGATATACCTAAGGCAGCCGTACGCGAATCCACAGGCCTCTACTTcgcgaaaattttcaaagttgaagAAAGGCACGGACGAGGAGAAGATCAGCGACAAGATCGAAATCGATTCGGACAACATCGAAACTCCTCCGGCAACTAGAAAACTGTTTAGTCCGCCAAAAGAAGTGAAGCCGGTTGAAAAGGAACCGTGCAAAAGGGAACGTTGTAACGGCTCTTTCCAGAGTAGAGATCTGAAGGTCGCGGCTGTGAAAAATGTAAATGGTAGCACGGATCTTGGTGCAGGTAAGTCGTAAAATTTCGTTCGTAAAAACAGAAGAAAATTCGTACTGATTATCGTTTCAGGTAACTTCGATCGTTACTCAGCGGCGAGAAGAACGCGGAGATACAAAAAAGCGCAGGATTCCGCGGAAAAAGAGTCGAAACAGGAAGCAGCAAACTCGGAATCGTTCGAGGAGAAGCCGGTGCAACGTCCGCACACTCTACCCTTGTCCGAAGAGGGGGACGACGAAGATTTTATGTTACGCGCTTGGCAAGATAAACTAAAACGACGCGAAGCGTCCTCGTTCGACATCGACACTGCACTGGCAGACATCGTTCGTTCCGGCGAGGATCTTCAACGTTTGTCGCGACCGTTGACGCACCGCAACTCGCGGTTACCCGTTAGCCAACCACCGCCCGTTGTCGCGGTAACGAATACCGTTCTTAGTCCCGTGATGCAGGAGTCGCGACCGCGAGAACCATCGTTGACGGTTCTGCCGGAAAGAGCAGTTACCAGCCGAGAACGACAGAGAAGCATGATCGATCCTAGTCAAGTGAAAGAAGCGATTCGATTAGCGAACAATCCACCGAGTCAGGTGAATCAGagcaacgacaacgaagcgactTTGGCGTCGTTAAGACTTCGAAAATCTGACGATTCCCGAAAAGAAGAACGCAACGAGGATCGAACGGACTCGGTGGATGAATCGAAACGACGAAAAACGAATGATCAGATTCACGATCGAAACGGGATCAACGTACAACCCACGCATCCCGAAACGACCGATACATCGGTGTTCCACGGTAGATTTGTTCCCGATATAAGCGTCACCGCTTCTCCTACGTTGCCCGTTACAGTTAAAGGACGAGACCAAGAAATGAATGACGAAGGATTCGAGGAAACACAGAGTTTAGTTTCGGAAACGCTTAGCCAAGAAACGTCGTCCGGTAATTATGAGACGGATACGCACGACTCGATAAGATGTTCACCGGCTGAACTGCGTTATACCAGGAACGATCACGAACGCGTTCACATAGACGCGACCGAGCATCTTACCGGACCAACGATCGAAAACGCAGTGAAATCGTCGTCGATCAAAGTTTTCGATAAACGAGCGAACGCGGTGAAACGTGCTAGCGAAAAATCAAGCTTCCTACCGAAACGAACTAACGGTATCAAACGAACGGATGTGGCATCTAGGAAAGCGGAATCGATGCAAAGGAATTCCGATCAAACGCTTCGACCTAATAACAATCCTTCGAGAAACGAAGTAGAACGTTCAGGCTCGAGAAGTAGTCTCCGCAGTTCGCGAAGTTCCCTGAATAGTGCCACTTCCGTGAATACCGTACGAAACTTGGTACCGAATCACGCTCATTTACGTACTTATACGTCCGCCATTTGCGCATTGACCAACGATCTACGGAAAAGTCCGTCAAGCGGTCCACCGCTTCCCAAGAGCACGGAGAAACGTCGAACCAATCCACGGGCGACTATCAGCAGAATACCCGCGAGCAGAAGCAGTAGCAGTGGAAGCAGCGTCGGTCCAACCGCGAGAACCATTCGCAAATCTCTCGGGGTAATATCTTCTTTCTGCCGCGTTAACTTTTTGCGGTCCATTTATTCTTTACATTGCATCACGTAGCACGAATGAATCGCTTCTCGTATAGTCATCCATAATTGGTACTAAACAGATAATTGCTTACTGGTGCCTGGCTTTAAATCTGCGTTAccatgtatttatatgtatatattctaTCGCGTCTCGTTTATACGGGGTGGTGCAAAAAAATCAGTCTCGAATTTATATTTTACGCTCGATATGTTTACAGCCAACGATCGACGCGCAGAAAGGAAGCAAAGGACGAACAATCGCTTCGCGAAGCAGCAGTAGCGGAAGCGGTAGTAGCACCGGACAACAACCTGCTTCGTTGAACCGCGCGAACATCGGACAAACGTCAACCTCAAAAAGCAAATTGATTCAGCCAAGAGCCGGAACCAGAAACCACAGTTTCATGAGACCAACCGCCGCGAGTGTAAATAAGGGTTCCACTCCCAATTTGCCGAGAAGCATCAGAGGTTTGGTCAAATGATTCTTTTACCAAAAATTTGATCGACGTTTTACACGAGCTGTTATGTTAATGCGATAATTGCTTGGCTATATGTACGCAAACCGGTAACGCAAGAGCGTCGTACAGAGCATCACTGTCGTTGAAACGTTACACGTGGCATTATAGAAACTACGATGAATGAATATacctttttaatttcaatatcgTTCGTAACAATTACACGAACACGAGAGACCACGGCGACTCTGAAATAATTTATGTCGTATcagttaatatatttaatgattattttcAGTCTTTTAGAATGAACTAACTACGCCCATGTACGATACGCGTACAAGTTCAAACTGTACGCGTGCGTAAAATATGGCCATATTAGCAAATCAAAATAACGAAGTGgacgtaatttaatatttttcaagacGCCGTTGCTCGCGTCGTAATCCTGTATAAAATAGCCAATTCGAATGACGGTCAGTAGGCGAAACATAGGTTAAGATTTCTgcgaagaattttcaaattccgttGTTCGCGCGAAAAAATGTGCGTATCAACTTTTATCGAGTTTGTACGCTTTCATCGTTATATTTAACAAACGATATCTATATCTGTTTATTTACACGAACGTTATACATGTATcgtcaattaattttatatcgcATCAAAAACATGTTTTTCCAGGGCGAATTCGGTTACGAATTACAACTGTTTACAGAGAAATGTAAGTTTGCCAACGATCGATGTTCTTTTATTTCGACCTTGAAAAACGATACGATAGGATACGCAATAAACGTAGAAAATGATGACATTCGGGATCGTCTTATTTTTACCTAGACTAAACGAAAAAACCTTGACTATATAACGAGTTTGAGCAAatcgaacgaaagaaaaataaaatgatccCAAACGACGCGTGCGCGATAAAGTATAAATACAACGATAAATATTCTGAACCGAACAGAATCGAAATGAATCGTGAAACCTTTACGAGGATTTCAGCGATTCGAGTAATCGTTTAATCCGCTTCATCGAGTTACGCTTTCAAAGAACGATCCCGGAAACCAAGAACCACGGGACTCTTTGGCGCGAGAATAAATTCAAACTGCAAGCCAAGCTCCTCGTCGACAATGATCTCGAACTCTCGAACGATCTAGTAAATAAACGGACAGCTTAGAGAGAAATGGAAAGACATTCTGAAAAGCGTATGCGCGTAAACGAACCTTCGCAAGAATCAGCTGAAGTGCCAGTTCCACGAATCGTTTACCCGGACATATTCTTCTACCAGCCCCGAAAGGTGCAACCAGTAACGGTGAATGCGGAGCGACAGGCGTTAACCATCTCTCGGGCAAATACTCTGAGGCATCTTTGAAATTGTCTTCGTTCAAACCAGCTATCCACGTGTGCAACAGCACCACAGTCTGCGAAGCAAGCAACTGATCGATTAGAAGAAGCAATACGCGATTGGTTAGAAACGTAGAGCAACGGTACGAAGAAATACTTACTCCGGCGTTGAGACGATATCCGCTGAGTTCGAGGGGTTCGTCCAGGATGCGAGCGATACAAGTTGTCGTAGGAATC encodes:
- the form3 gene encoding FH2 domain-containing protein formin 3 isoform X1, translated to MDSHVGLDYIVDNPDYCVKLASALDTACTSVKKQVVELLSALCVYSQDGRQRAIDTLHEYQKRKGERYRLRIVVEELQNATAEDYRTALLAFINCLVISTPVLKDRIRIRNEFIGLKLLPILNELRKSHSPDLRVQLDAFDDQRETDEELSNHGPPGIDLSSHVDVFYAILGQIADTPQEIPFLSILQHLLRLDPKDAASDLAWDTAETLVHRATLLENREDATKLLRSPSLQERASVSQTNLCCHCRGTDQTCGTSRKASLQVNNSTAGPQVAPPLPPPPPPAGPLTPNQGRVLPPPPPPPLFATNATHADASMEPPPIPPPLHVLPVTRAPTPEQPNNHARLLPQQEIPTPKAKMKTINWNKIPNHKVIGKRNIWSLVANEHQNSPMADLDWAEMEGLFCQQVPPMLPAASCSSYGATSDAEKRRREPTEIALLDGKRSLNVNIFLKQFRSSNEDIIRLIKEGGHDDIGAEKLRGLLKILPEVDELEMLKSFDGDKSKLGNAEKFFLQLIQVPNYKLRIECMLLKEEFAANMAYLEPSINSMILAGEDLMTNKPLQEMLYMVLVAGNFLNSGGYAGNAAGVKLSSLQKLTEIRANKPGMNLIHYVALQAERKRKDLLDFTKNMTALEAATKTTTEQLNNEFNALDTKIKKIKAQIQYPSTEIDIQEQMAQFLQMAEQEMSQLKRDMEELETLRRSLAEFFCEDANTFKIEECFKVFHQFCQKFNQAVAENERRRIQEEQVLARRKQREEQLLAKKRLLTNQAEAPTSESECNLADYDPIDFNASLFSRNYSRSHEAKIKRLQNGGVTSDDDVSITGSPNIRRRLGSCSGGTIDHQSAKEEIYSPDVTPNGTLRRRRSRIPCEDDDGNLMDFLRTSGQDGTRERKSWGSLDRSWARKARGQSRRSDLLNADFSGDRERPSSPSPLIESKPFLQEEETKPAGKAWRQKIEAWLSENEKEDRAGEELQKKARQLHQANRRSFEDSESEGKTNTPTESNSTREAYSDIYDWRPSVEKTDVMRTMEAIEEAETHPSQKDKSPWRKSSLNVPNSMEETDPRYSRRLRSRLSADNVLALSTLQSIKEEDRKRNRLQDAINSDHQDELTIYLRQPYANPQASTSRKFSKLKKGTDEEKISDKIEIDSDNIETPPATRKLFSPPKEVKPVEKEPCKRERCNGSFQSRDLKVAAVKNVNGSTDLGAGNFDRYSAARRTRRYKKAQDSAEKESKQEAANSESFEEKPVQRPHTLPLSEEGDDEDFMLRAWQDKLKRREASSFDIDTALADIVRSGEDLQRLSRPLTHRNSRLPVSQPPPVVAVTNTVLSPVMQESRPREPSLTVLPERAVTSRERQRSMIDPSQVKEAIRLANNPPSQVNQSNDNEATLASLRLRKSDDSRKEERNEDRTDSVDESKRRKTNDQIHDRNGINVQPTHPETTDTSVFHGRFVPDISVTASPTLPVTVKGRDQEMNDEGFEETQSLVSETLSQETSSGNYETDTHDSIRCSPAELRYTRNDHERVHIDATEHLTGPTIENAVKSSSIKVFDKRANAVKRASEKSSFLPKRTNGIKRTDVASRKAESMQRNSDQTLRPNNNPSRNEVERSGSRSSLRSSRSSLNSATSVNTVRNLVPNHAHLRTYTSAICALTNDLRKSPSSGPPLPKSTEKRRTNPRATISRIPASRSSSSGSSVGPTARTIRKSLGPTIDAQKGSKGRTIASRSSSSGSGSSTGQQPASLNRANIGQTSTSKSKLIQPRAGTRNHSFMRPTAASVNKGSTPNLPRSIRGLVK
- the form3 gene encoding FH2 domain-containing protein formin 3 isoform X2, with the translated sequence MDSHVGLDYIVDNPDYCVKLASALDTACTSVKKQVVELLSALCVYSQDGRQRAIDTLHEYQKRKGERYRLRIVVEELQNATAEDYRTALLAFINCLVISTPVLKDRIRIRNEFIGLKLLPILNELRKSHSPDLRVQLDAFDDQRETDEELSNHGPPGIDLSSHVDVFYAILGQIADTPQEIPFLSILQHLLRLDPKDAASDLAWDTAETLVHRATLLENREDATKLLRSPSLQTNLCCHCRGTDQTCGTSRKASLQVNNSTAGPQVAPPLPPPPPPAGPLTPNQGRVLPPPPPPPLFATNATHADASMEPPPIPPPLHVLPVTRAPTPEQPNNHARLLPQQEIPTPKAKMKTINWNKIPNHKVIGKRNIWSLVANEHQNSPMADLDWAEMEGLFCQQVPPMLPAASCSSYGATSDAEKRRREPTEIALLDGKRSLNVNIFLKQFRSSNEDIIRLIKEGGHDDIGAEKLRGLLKILPEVDELEMLKSFDGDKSKLGNAEKFFLQLIQVPNYKLRIECMLLKEEFAANMAYLEPSINSMILAGEDLMTNKPLQEMLYMVLVAGNFLNSGGYAGNAAGVKLSSLQKLTEIRANKPGMNLIHYVALQAERKRKDLLDFTKNMTALEAATKTTTEQLNNEFNALDTKIKKIKAQIQYPSTEIDIQEQMAQFLQMAEQEMSQLKRDMEELETLRRSLAEFFCEDANTFKIEECFKVFHQFCQKFNQAVAENERRRIQEEQVLARRKQREEQLLAKKRLLTNQAEAPTSESECNLADYDPIDFNASLFSRNYSRSHEAKIKRLQNGGVTSDDDVSITGSPNIRRRLGSCSGGTIDHQSAKEEIYSPDVTPNGTLRRRRSRIPCEDDDGNLMDFLRTSGQDGTRERKSWGSLDRSWARKARGQSRRSDLLNADFSGDRERPSSPSPLIESKPFLQEEETKPAGKAWRQKIEAWLSENEKEDRAGEELQKKARQLHQANRRSFEDSESEGKTNTPTESNSTREAYSDIYDWRPSVEKTDVMRTMEAIEEAETHPSQKDKSPWRKSSLNVPNSMEETDPRYSRRLRSRLSADNVLALSTLQSIKEEDRKRNRLQDAINSDHQDELTIYLRQPYANPQASTSRKFSKLKKGTDEEKISDKIEIDSDNIETPPATRKLFSPPKEVKPVEKEPCKRERCNGSFQSRDLKVAAVKNVNGSTDLGAGNFDRYSAARRTRRYKKAQDSAEKESKQEAANSESFEEKPVQRPHTLPLSEEGDDEDFMLRAWQDKLKRREASSFDIDTALADIVRSGEDLQRLSRPLTHRNSRLPVSQPPPVVAVTNTVLSPVMQESRPREPSLTVLPERAVTSRERQRSMIDPSQVKEAIRLANNPPSQVNQSNDNEATLASLRLRKSDDSRKEERNEDRTDSVDESKRRKTNDQIHDRNGINVQPTHPETTDTSVFHGRFVPDISVTASPTLPVTVKGRDQEMNDEGFEETQSLVSETLSQETSSGNYETDTHDSIRCSPAELRYTRNDHERVHIDATEHLTGPTIENAVKSSSIKVFDKRANAVKRASEKSSFLPKRTNGIKRTDVASRKAESMQRNSDQTLRPNNNPSRNEVERSGSRSSLRSSRSSLNSATSVNTVRNLVPNHAHLRTYTSAICALTNDLRKSPSSGPPLPKSTEKRRTNPRATISRIPASRSSSSGSSVGPTARTIRKSLGPTIDAQKGSKGRTIASRSSSSGSGSSTGQQPASLNRANIGQTSTSKSKLIQPRAGTRNHSFMRPTAASVNKGSTPNLPRSIRGLVK